One Capricornis sumatraensis isolate serow.1 chromosome 8, serow.2, whole genome shotgun sequence genomic region harbors:
- the LOC138082699 gene encoding pregnancy-associated glycoprotein 1-like, with product MLRTQTSLNTWSQERNMKWLVLLVLVAFSKCIVKIPLKRVKTMRNTVSGRNMLNNFVKEHAYKLSQISFRGSNLTSHSLRNIRDLFYLGNITIGTPPQEFQVIFDTGSSDLWVPSIFCISTTCSKRIRFRHVDSSTFRLSRKTFSITYGSGRIEGFVAHDTVRIGDLVSTDQQFGLCMEESGFEGMIFDGILGLSYSNISYTGGIPIFYKLKNEGAISEPVFAFYLSKDEREGSVVMFGGVDHRYYKGELTWIPLIKADSWTVHMDRISMKRKVIACSGGCNALVDTGSSEIVGPSTLVKNILKIIGAKPRDSEYYVSCSAVNSLPSIIFTIKSNNYRVPGRAYILKDDRGHCFAAFKVHRLSSSTEIWILGDVFLRLYFSVFDRGNDRIGLARAV from the exons ATGCTAAGAACCCAAACTTCCCTGAATACTTGGAGCCAGGAAAGAAACATGAAGTGGCTTGTGCTCCTTGTGCTGGTGGCCTTCTCAAAGTGCATAGTCAA AATACCTCTAAAGAGAGTGAAGACCATGAGAAATACTGTCAGTGGAAGAAACATGCTGAACAATTTTGTGAAGGAGCATGCTTACAAACTGTCCCAAATTTCTTTTCGTGGCTCTAATCTAACTAGTCACTCCCTGAGAAACATCAGAGAT TTGTTCTACTTGGGTAACATCACCATTGGAACACCCCCTCAGGAATTCCAGGTTATCTTTGACACAGGCTCATCTGATTTGTGGGTGCCCTCCATCTTTTGCATCAGCACAACCTGTT CTAAACGCATTAGGTTCAGACATGTCGATTCTTCCACCTTCCGGCTTAGCAGGAAGACCTTCAGCATCACCTATGGATCTGGGAGAATTGAAGGATTTGTTGCTCATGACACAGTTCGG ATTGGTGACCTTGTCAGTACTGACCAGCAGTTTGGCCTATGCATGGAAGAATCAGGGTTTGAGGGCATGATTTTTGATGGCATCTTGGGCTTGAGCTACTCCAACATATCCTACACTGGAGGGATCCCCATCTTTTACAAGTTGAAGAACGAAGGTGCCATTTCTGAGCCTGTTTTTGCCTTCTACTTGAGCAA AGATGAGCGGGAGGGTAGTGTGGTGATGTTTGGTGGGGTGGACCACCGCTACTACAAGGGAGAGCTCACCTGGATACCACTGATCAAAGCAGATTCCTGGACTGTTCACATGGACCG CATCTCCATGAAAAGAAAGGTTATTGCTTGTTCTGGAGGCTGCAATGCCCTTGTGGACACCGGGTCATCAGAAATCGTAGGCCCAAGTACACTGGTCAAAAACATCTTGAAGATTATCGGTGCCAAGCCACGGGATTCTGAG TACTACGTTTCATGTTCTGCAGTCAATAGCCTACCCTCTATTATCTTCACCATCAAAAGCAACAACTACCGAGTGCCAGGTCGAGCCTACATTCTCAAG GATGATAGAGGTCACTGCTTTGCCGCCTTTAAAGTGCATAGACTGAGTTCATCTACAGAGATCTGGATCCTGGGTGACGTCTTCCTGAGGCTGTATTTCTCGGTCTTTGATCGAGGGAATGACAGAATTGGTCTGGCACGGGCAGTGTAA